One window of Kryptolebias marmoratus isolate JLee-2015 linkage group LG3, ASM164957v2, whole genome shotgun sequence genomic DNA carries:
- the si:dkeyp-118a3.2 gene encoding HIV Tat-specific factor 1 isoform X4, giving the protein MRYSTFIGLLVVLLKQCHTSKGGSLSNQSFTEVIYQDGQILPQDPELPAAEMMAVLSPPSLKEVQQAVREASKQVDSRGAGEVLKELLERVVEAALGHAERGSEAKDAVTEKEAVGHGVLGVKTGQHEAETEVKTLEQPVLDKNISTKEEDVRFEEEEEAEADAFEDIAVGEKEVVKREGETAAGSVEKSTEDVETGVRKAEGLEVTDESLGTKLSQEDTKKASEETKVDLERREEDSKKQVVLSVLKNTTETEIRDKEETPAAVEVVVDVQPKHETVNESKPGLVGADDEQIGNNWGKEAVLKEETQISEIDGEKIVLPSKDSETKMTKPLVVEPAKEEVKKGEYAEGREETDENGDLVVGGTEDTAETEGTYFKESTVDEINDKGAIKEESVALVNEGGDIKGEEEEQTTLKNSDDKEALVIPGLQIEDSTEAFIENRPEHQSPTPKPSVGEVESEENTLGNEKSDHSNEIITPAHDFLPHKPGRTQPTLDNFENDVLAEYHQAERGKPREANELVEDLLGIRETDERGLEAWKIGAIFATVFLVLETVVIILYVIKCRNKKSHTQRL; this is encoded by the exons ATGAGGTATTCCACTTTTATAGGACTCTTGGTGGTTTTGCTAAAACAGTGTCACACATCTAAAG GTGGGTCATTGTCCAACCAGTCCTTCACTGAAGTCATCTATCAAGATGGCCAGATCTTACCCCAGGACCCAGAGCTCCCCGCTGCAGAAATGATGGCAGTACTGTCCCCTCCTAGTTTGAAAGAGGTGCAGCAGGCTGTACGAGAAGCTTCAAAGCAGGTGGACAGTCGTGGGGCAGGGGAAGTGTTAAAGGAGCTGTTGGAGAGGGTGGTAGAAGCAGCTCTGGGTCATGCAGAAAGAGGAAGTGAAGCAAAAGATGCAGTGACAGAGAAGGAAGCAGTTGGCCATGGTGTCCTTGGGGTCAAAACAGGACAGcatgaagctgaaacagaagttaaaacacTGGAGCAGCCAGTGCTGGATAAAAATATAAGTACAAAGGAAGAAGATGTTAGAtttgaagaggaggaggaggcagaggcgGATGCATTTGAAGATATAGCTGTAGGAGAGAAGGAAGTTGTCAAGAGAGAGGGTGAAACAGCAGCTGGGTCTGTAGAGAAGTCCACAGAAGATGTGGAAACTGGAGTCAGAAAGGCAGAGGGTTTGGAGGTTACTGATGAGTCATTAGGAACTAAACTCAGCCAGGAAGATACGAAGAAAGCCTCAGAAGAGACAAAAGTGGATTTAGAAAGAAGGGAAGAAGACAGCAAAAAGCAAGTTGTGTTGTCAGTTCTAAAAAACaccactgaaacagaaatacgGGACAAAGAGGAAACTCCAGCTGCTGTGGAGGTGGTAGTCGATGTTCAGCCAAAGCATGAAACTGTGAATGAGTCTAAACCTGGCCTGGTTGGAGCTGATGATGAGCAAATAGGAAACAATTGGGGAAAAGAAGCCGTTCTGAAGGAAGAAACTCAAATATCTGAAAtagatggagagaaaatagtGCTGCCTTCTAAAGATTCtgagacaaaaatgacaaaacctcTCGTAGTAGAACCAGCAAAAGAGGAGGTGAAGAAAGGGGAGTACGCTGAAGGACGTGAGGAAACAGATGAAAATGGAGATTTAGTGGTGGGAGGAACAGAGGACACGGCAGAAACAGAGGGTACATATTTCAAGGAATCAACAGTGGatgaaataaatgataaagGTGCAATCAAGGAGGAGTCCGTGGCATTAGTGAATGAGGGAGGAGACATTaaaggtgaagaagaagaacaaactaCTTTGAAGAACAGTGATGATAAAG AGGCCTTGGTGATCCCTGGCTTACAGATTGAAGACAGTACCGAAGCCTTCATTGAAAACAGACCCGAACACCAGTCCCCCACCCCTAAGCCATCAGTTGGTGAGGTGGAAAGTGAAGAAAATACCCTTGGTAATGAGAAATCTGACCACAGCAATGAGATCATCACCCCTGCTCATGACTTTTTGCCACACAAACCTGGCAGGACCCAACCTACGCTAGATAATTTTGAGAATGATGTTCTAGCTGAATACCATCAGGCAGAAAGAGGAAAACCACGGGAGGCCAATGAGCTGGTGGAAGATTTACTTGGAATCAGAG AGACAGATGAGCGAGGCCTGGAGGCATGGAAAATTGGGGCTATTTTTGCTACAGTCTTTCTGGTTTTGGAGACTGTTGTCATCATTCTCTATGTCATcaaatgcagaaacaaaaaaag
- the si:dkeyp-118a3.2 gene encoding uncharacterized protein si:dkeyp-118a3.2 isoform X3 has translation MRYSTFIGLLVVLLKQCHTSKGGSLSNQSFTEVIYQDGQILPQDPELPAAEMMAVLSPPSLKEVQQAVREASKQVDSRGAGEVLKELLERVVEAALGHAERGSEAKDAVTEKEAVGHGVLGVKTGQHEAETEVKTLEQPVLDKNISTKEEDVRFEEEEEAEADAFEDIAVGEKEVVKREGETAAGSVEKSTEDVETGVRKAEGLEVTDESLGTKLSQEDTKKASEETKVDLERREEDSKKQVVLSVLKNTTETEIRDKEETPAAVEVVVDVQPKHETVNESKPGLVGADDEQIGNNWGKEAVLKEETQISEIDGEKIVLPSKDSETKMTKPLVVEPAKEEVKKGEYAEGREETDENGDLVVGGTEDTAETEGTYFKESTVDEINDKGAIKEESVALVNEGGDIKGEEEEQTTLKNSDDKEALVIPGLQIEDSTEAFIENRPEHQSPTPKPSVGEVESEENTLGNEKSDHSNEIITPAHDFLPHKPGRTQPTLDNFENDVLAEYHQAERGKPREANELVEDLLGIRETDERGLEAWKIGAIFATVFLVLETVVIILYVIKCRNKKSTLAEQRLCEDGCVEPKAATGGDCSDDILPTGIGNNQHHTQRL, from the exons ATGAGGTATTCCACTTTTATAGGACTCTTGGTGGTTTTGCTAAAACAGTGTCACACATCTAAAG GTGGGTCATTGTCCAACCAGTCCTTCACTGAAGTCATCTATCAAGATGGCCAGATCTTACCCCAGGACCCAGAGCTCCCCGCTGCAGAAATGATGGCAGTACTGTCCCCTCCTAGTTTGAAAGAGGTGCAGCAGGCTGTACGAGAAGCTTCAAAGCAGGTGGACAGTCGTGGGGCAGGGGAAGTGTTAAAGGAGCTGTTGGAGAGGGTGGTAGAAGCAGCTCTGGGTCATGCAGAAAGAGGAAGTGAAGCAAAAGATGCAGTGACAGAGAAGGAAGCAGTTGGCCATGGTGTCCTTGGGGTCAAAACAGGACAGcatgaagctgaaacagaagttaaaacacTGGAGCAGCCAGTGCTGGATAAAAATATAAGTACAAAGGAAGAAGATGTTAGAtttgaagaggaggaggaggcagaggcgGATGCATTTGAAGATATAGCTGTAGGAGAGAAGGAAGTTGTCAAGAGAGAGGGTGAAACAGCAGCTGGGTCTGTAGAGAAGTCCACAGAAGATGTGGAAACTGGAGTCAGAAAGGCAGAGGGTTTGGAGGTTACTGATGAGTCATTAGGAACTAAACTCAGCCAGGAAGATACGAAGAAAGCCTCAGAAGAGACAAAAGTGGATTTAGAAAGAAGGGAAGAAGACAGCAAAAAGCAAGTTGTGTTGTCAGTTCTAAAAAACaccactgaaacagaaatacgGGACAAAGAGGAAACTCCAGCTGCTGTGGAGGTGGTAGTCGATGTTCAGCCAAAGCATGAAACTGTGAATGAGTCTAAACCTGGCCTGGTTGGAGCTGATGATGAGCAAATAGGAAACAATTGGGGAAAAGAAGCCGTTCTGAAGGAAGAAACTCAAATATCTGAAAtagatggagagaaaatagtGCTGCCTTCTAAAGATTCtgagacaaaaatgacaaaacctcTCGTAGTAGAACCAGCAAAAGAGGAGGTGAAGAAAGGGGAGTACGCTGAAGGACGTGAGGAAACAGATGAAAATGGAGATTTAGTGGTGGGAGGAACAGAGGACACGGCAGAAACAGAGGGTACATATTTCAAGGAATCAACAGTGGatgaaataaatgataaagGTGCAATCAAGGAGGAGTCCGTGGCATTAGTGAATGAGGGAGGAGACATTaaaggtgaagaagaagaacaaactaCTTTGAAGAACAGTGATGATAAAG AGGCCTTGGTGATCCCTGGCTTACAGATTGAAGACAGTACCGAAGCCTTCATTGAAAACAGACCCGAACACCAGTCCCCCACCCCTAAGCCATCAGTTGGTGAGGTGGAAAGTGAAGAAAATACCCTTGGTAATGAGAAATCTGACCACAGCAATGAGATCATCACCCCTGCTCATGACTTTTTGCCACACAAACCTGGCAGGACCCAACCTACGCTAGATAATTTTGAGAATGATGTTCTAGCTGAATACCATCAGGCAGAAAGAGGAAAACCACGGGAGGCCAATGAGCTGGTGGAAGATTTACTTGGAATCAGAG AGACAGATGAGCGAGGCCTGGAGGCATGGAAAATTGGGGCTATTTTTGCTACAGTCTTTCTGGTTTTGGAGACTGTTGTCATCATTCTCTATGTCATcaaatgcagaaacaaaaaaag CACCCTGGCTGAGCAGCGATTGTGTGAGGATGGGTGTGTTGAACCAAAGGCAGCAACAGGAGGTGACTGCAGTGACGACATACTGCCGACAGGCATCGGAAACAATCAGCA
- the si:dkeyp-118a3.2 gene encoding uncharacterized protein si:dkeyp-118a3.2 isoform X1 — MRYSTFIGLLVVLLKQCHTSKGGSLSNQSFTEVIYQDGQILPQDPELPAAEMMAVLSPPSLKEVQQAVREASKQVDSRGAGEVLKELLERVVEAALGHAERGSEAKDAVTEKEAVGHGVLGVKTGQHEAETEVKTLEQPVLDKNISTKEEDVRFEEEEEAEADAFEDIAVGEKEVVKREGETAAGSVEKSTEDVETGVRKAEGLEVTDESLGTKLSQEDTKKASEETKVDLERREEDSKKQVVLSVLKNTTETEIRDKEETPAAVEVVVDVQPKHETVNESKPGLVGADDEQIGNNWGKEAVLKEETQISEIDGEKIVLPSKDSETKMTKPLVVEPAKEEVKKGEYAEGREETDENGDLVVGGTEDTAETEGTYFKESTVDEINDKGAIKEESVALVNEGGDIKGEEEEQTTLKNSDDKEALVIPGLQIEDSTEAFIENRPEHQSPTPKPSVGEVESEENTLGNEKSDHSNEIITPAHDFLPHKPGRTQPTLDNFENDVLAEYHQAERGKPREANELVEDLLGIRETDERGLEAWKIGAIFATVFLVLETVVIILYVIKCRNKKSTLAEQRLCEDGCVEPKAATGGDCSDDILPTGIGNNQQIATLNDSDAPSTLAKKGKQQDDEHAIAMSKLSSTSKWEPATSGPGPDSSQDLRTSV, encoded by the exons ATGAGGTATTCCACTTTTATAGGACTCTTGGTGGTTTTGCTAAAACAGTGTCACACATCTAAAG GTGGGTCATTGTCCAACCAGTCCTTCACTGAAGTCATCTATCAAGATGGCCAGATCTTACCCCAGGACCCAGAGCTCCCCGCTGCAGAAATGATGGCAGTACTGTCCCCTCCTAGTTTGAAAGAGGTGCAGCAGGCTGTACGAGAAGCTTCAAAGCAGGTGGACAGTCGTGGGGCAGGGGAAGTGTTAAAGGAGCTGTTGGAGAGGGTGGTAGAAGCAGCTCTGGGTCATGCAGAAAGAGGAAGTGAAGCAAAAGATGCAGTGACAGAGAAGGAAGCAGTTGGCCATGGTGTCCTTGGGGTCAAAACAGGACAGcatgaagctgaaacagaagttaaaacacTGGAGCAGCCAGTGCTGGATAAAAATATAAGTACAAAGGAAGAAGATGTTAGAtttgaagaggaggaggaggcagaggcgGATGCATTTGAAGATATAGCTGTAGGAGAGAAGGAAGTTGTCAAGAGAGAGGGTGAAACAGCAGCTGGGTCTGTAGAGAAGTCCACAGAAGATGTGGAAACTGGAGTCAGAAAGGCAGAGGGTTTGGAGGTTACTGATGAGTCATTAGGAACTAAACTCAGCCAGGAAGATACGAAGAAAGCCTCAGAAGAGACAAAAGTGGATTTAGAAAGAAGGGAAGAAGACAGCAAAAAGCAAGTTGTGTTGTCAGTTCTAAAAAACaccactgaaacagaaatacgGGACAAAGAGGAAACTCCAGCTGCTGTGGAGGTGGTAGTCGATGTTCAGCCAAAGCATGAAACTGTGAATGAGTCTAAACCTGGCCTGGTTGGAGCTGATGATGAGCAAATAGGAAACAATTGGGGAAAAGAAGCCGTTCTGAAGGAAGAAACTCAAATATCTGAAAtagatggagagaaaatagtGCTGCCTTCTAAAGATTCtgagacaaaaatgacaaaacctcTCGTAGTAGAACCAGCAAAAGAGGAGGTGAAGAAAGGGGAGTACGCTGAAGGACGTGAGGAAACAGATGAAAATGGAGATTTAGTGGTGGGAGGAACAGAGGACACGGCAGAAACAGAGGGTACATATTTCAAGGAATCAACAGTGGatgaaataaatgataaagGTGCAATCAAGGAGGAGTCCGTGGCATTAGTGAATGAGGGAGGAGACATTaaaggtgaagaagaagaacaaactaCTTTGAAGAACAGTGATGATAAAG AGGCCTTGGTGATCCCTGGCTTACAGATTGAAGACAGTACCGAAGCCTTCATTGAAAACAGACCCGAACACCAGTCCCCCACCCCTAAGCCATCAGTTGGTGAGGTGGAAAGTGAAGAAAATACCCTTGGTAATGAGAAATCTGACCACAGCAATGAGATCATCACCCCTGCTCATGACTTTTTGCCACACAAACCTGGCAGGACCCAACCTACGCTAGATAATTTTGAGAATGATGTTCTAGCTGAATACCATCAGGCAGAAAGAGGAAAACCACGGGAGGCCAATGAGCTGGTGGAAGATTTACTTGGAATCAGAG AGACAGATGAGCGAGGCCTGGAGGCATGGAAAATTGGGGCTATTTTTGCTACAGTCTTTCTGGTTTTGGAGACTGTTGTCATCATTCTCTATGTCATcaaatgcagaaacaaaaaaag CACCCTGGCTGAGCAGCGATTGTGTGAGGATGGGTGTGTTGAACCAAAGGCAGCAACAGGAGGTGACTGCAGTGACGACATACTGCCGACAGGCATCGGAAACAATCAGCA
- the si:dkeyp-118a3.2 gene encoding uncharacterized protein si:dkeyp-118a3.2 isoform X2 — MRYSTFIGLLVVLLKQCHTSKGGSLSNQSFTEVIYQDGQILPQDPELPAAEMMAVLSPPSLKEVQQAVREASKQVDSRGAGEVLKELLERVVEAALGHAERGSEAKDAVTEKEAVGHGVLGVKTGQHEAETEVKTLEQPVLDKNISTKEEDVRFEEEEEAEADAFEDIAVGEKEVVKREGETAAGSVEKSTEDVETGVRKAEGLEVTDESLGTKLSQEDTKKASEETKVDLERREEDSKKQVVLSVLKNTTETEIRDKEETPAAVEVVVDVQPKHETVNESKPGLVGADDEQIGNNWGKEAVLKEETQISEIDGEKIVLPSKDSETKMTKPLVVEPAKEEVKKGEYAEGREETDENGDLVVGGTEDTAETEGTYFKESTVDEINDKGAIKEESVALVNEGGDIKGEEEEQTTLKNSDDKEALVIPGLQIEDSTEAFIENRPEHQSPTPKPSVGEVESEENTLGNEKSDHSNEIITPAHDFLPHKPGRTQPTLDNFENDVLAEYHQAERGKPREANELVEDLLGIRETDERGLEAWKIGAIFATVFLVLETVVIILYVIKCRNKKRIATLNDSDAPSTLAKKGKQQDDEHAIAMSKLSSTSKWEPATSGPGPDSSQDLRTSV, encoded by the exons ATGAGGTATTCCACTTTTATAGGACTCTTGGTGGTTTTGCTAAAACAGTGTCACACATCTAAAG GTGGGTCATTGTCCAACCAGTCCTTCACTGAAGTCATCTATCAAGATGGCCAGATCTTACCCCAGGACCCAGAGCTCCCCGCTGCAGAAATGATGGCAGTACTGTCCCCTCCTAGTTTGAAAGAGGTGCAGCAGGCTGTACGAGAAGCTTCAAAGCAGGTGGACAGTCGTGGGGCAGGGGAAGTGTTAAAGGAGCTGTTGGAGAGGGTGGTAGAAGCAGCTCTGGGTCATGCAGAAAGAGGAAGTGAAGCAAAAGATGCAGTGACAGAGAAGGAAGCAGTTGGCCATGGTGTCCTTGGGGTCAAAACAGGACAGcatgaagctgaaacagaagttaaaacacTGGAGCAGCCAGTGCTGGATAAAAATATAAGTACAAAGGAAGAAGATGTTAGAtttgaagaggaggaggaggcagaggcgGATGCATTTGAAGATATAGCTGTAGGAGAGAAGGAAGTTGTCAAGAGAGAGGGTGAAACAGCAGCTGGGTCTGTAGAGAAGTCCACAGAAGATGTGGAAACTGGAGTCAGAAAGGCAGAGGGTTTGGAGGTTACTGATGAGTCATTAGGAACTAAACTCAGCCAGGAAGATACGAAGAAAGCCTCAGAAGAGACAAAAGTGGATTTAGAAAGAAGGGAAGAAGACAGCAAAAAGCAAGTTGTGTTGTCAGTTCTAAAAAACaccactgaaacagaaatacgGGACAAAGAGGAAACTCCAGCTGCTGTGGAGGTGGTAGTCGATGTTCAGCCAAAGCATGAAACTGTGAATGAGTCTAAACCTGGCCTGGTTGGAGCTGATGATGAGCAAATAGGAAACAATTGGGGAAAAGAAGCCGTTCTGAAGGAAGAAACTCAAATATCTGAAAtagatggagagaaaatagtGCTGCCTTCTAAAGATTCtgagacaaaaatgacaaaacctcTCGTAGTAGAACCAGCAAAAGAGGAGGTGAAGAAAGGGGAGTACGCTGAAGGACGTGAGGAAACAGATGAAAATGGAGATTTAGTGGTGGGAGGAACAGAGGACACGGCAGAAACAGAGGGTACATATTTCAAGGAATCAACAGTGGatgaaataaatgataaagGTGCAATCAAGGAGGAGTCCGTGGCATTAGTGAATGAGGGAGGAGACATTaaaggtgaagaagaagaacaaactaCTTTGAAGAACAGTGATGATAAAG AGGCCTTGGTGATCCCTGGCTTACAGATTGAAGACAGTACCGAAGCCTTCATTGAAAACAGACCCGAACACCAGTCCCCCACCCCTAAGCCATCAGTTGGTGAGGTGGAAAGTGAAGAAAATACCCTTGGTAATGAGAAATCTGACCACAGCAATGAGATCATCACCCCTGCTCATGACTTTTTGCCACACAAACCTGGCAGGACCCAACCTACGCTAGATAATTTTGAGAATGATGTTCTAGCTGAATACCATCAGGCAGAAAGAGGAAAACCACGGGAGGCCAATGAGCTGGTGGAAGATTTACTTGGAATCAGAG AGACAGATGAGCGAGGCCTGGAGGCATGGAAAATTGGGGCTATTTTTGCTACAGTCTTTCTGGTTTTGGAGACTGTTGTCATCATTCTCTATGTCATcaaatgcagaaacaaaaaaag